A stretch of Clostridia bacterium DNA encodes these proteins:
- the hisC gene encoding histidinol-phosphate transaminase: MFNEKKLRQEQIMLLSKKAQQIKEYTAGEQLNEGYIKLNSNENPYPPSKKVLKAIKSSSKLNFYPSPRADNLRLELSKLYNIPQDNIFIGNGSDEVLGFAFLAFFNKHEKDIVFPEVTYSFYPVWAELYDINYRTIQQNDDFTINIKDYYNLQNCQGIIIANPNAPTTLELSCQDIENIVIHNLDKVIIIDEAYVDFGTYNCLDLVSKYQNVLVIRTFSKSWSLAGIRCGFAMGSTELIKGLEKIRDCFNSYSVNRLTQAAAIAAVSDIKYFNQTINKVKSTRTRVINELIKLGYNVLQSKTNFIFMTRQGWDAKSIYQKLKDQKILVRHFNLPKIQNYLRVTISTDEQMNKFLNALKKIDNSFDNL; encoded by the coding sequence ATGTTTAATGAGAAAAAATTAAGGCAGGAACAGATTATGCTTTTGAGTAAAAAGGCACAACAAATCAAGGAATACACAGCGGGAGAACAGCTCAACGAAGGCTATATCAAGCTAAATTCCAACGAAAATCCTTATCCTCCCTCAAAAAAAGTTTTAAAAGCTATAAAAAGTTCATCTAAGCTGAATTTTTATCCAAGCCCAAGAGCCGATAATTTGAGGCTGGAACTAAGCAAGCTCTACAATATACCGCAGGATAATATTTTTATAGGTAACGGAAGCGATGAAGTATTGGGGTTTGCATTCTTGGCTTTTTTCAATAAGCACGAAAAAGACATTGTTTTCCCCGAAGTTACATACAGCTTTTATCCTGTTTGGGCAGAACTATATGACATCAATTACCGCACAATTCAGCAAAACGATGACTTTACTATTAATATCAAAGATTATTACAATCTTCAAAACTGCCAAGGAATAATTATCGCAAATCCTAACGCGCCCACAACATTGGAGCTTTCATGCCAAGATATAGAAAACATAGTAATTCACAATTTAGACAAAGTTATAATTATTGACGAAGCTTATGTCGACTTTGGAACTTATAACTGTTTGGATTTGGTGTCAAAATATCAAAATGTTTTAGTTATACGAACTTTTTCCAAAAGTTGGTCTTTGGCAGGCATAAGATGCGGCTTTGCAATGGGCAGTACGGAATTAATCAAAGGACTAGAAAAAATAAGGGATTGCTTTAACAGCTATTCAGTCAACAGGCTTACTCAGGCTGCCGCGATAGCTGCAGTAAGTGACATAAAATATTTCAATCAAACCATAAACAAGGTAAAATCAACACGAACTCGTGTTATAAATGAACTTATCAAACTAGGCTATAATGTACTGCAATCCAAAACCAATTTTATCTTTATGACACGACAAGGCTGGGACGCAAAAAGCATATATCAAAAACTAAAAGACCAAAAAATATTGGTTAGACATTTTAATTTGCCCAAAATTCAAAACTATCTGAGAGTAACGATAAGCACTGACGAGCAGATGAACAAATTTTTGAATGCGCTAAAAAAAATTGACAATTCTTTCGACAACTTATGA